Proteins encoded within one genomic window of Odocoileus virginianus isolate 20LAN1187 ecotype Illinois chromosome 2, Ovbor_1.2, whole genome shotgun sequence:
- the EIF2B4 gene encoding translation initiation factor eIF2B subunit delta isoform X2 produces MATVAVAVREDSGSGMKAELAPRSGAGGREMTQEEKLQLRKEKKQQKKKRKEEKGAEAEIGSTVSAAQCQGGPAKHLTGPDSQLGTAKEKVPAGRSKAELRAERRAKQEAERALKQARKGDQGGPPPQACPSTAGETPSGVKRLPEHSQVDDPTLLRRLVKKPERQQVPTRKDYGSKVSLFSHLPQYSRQNSLTQFMSIPSSVIHPAMVRLGLQYSQGLVSGSNARCIALLRALQQVIQDYTTPPNEELSRDLVNKLKPYFSFLTQCRPLSASMYNAIKFLNKEITGVSSSRREEEAKSELQAAIDRYIKEKIVLAAQAISRFAYKKISNGDVILVYGCSSLVSQILQEAWAKGRQFRVVVVDSRPRLEGKHTLRSLVRAGVPASYLLIPAASYVLPEVSKVLLGAHALLANGSVMSRVGTAQLALVARAHNVPVLVCCETYKFCERVQTDAFVSNELDDPDDLLCERGEHVALANWQNHSSLRLLNLVYDVTPPELVDLVITELGMIPCSSVPVVLRVKSSDQ; encoded by the exons ATGGCTACCGTGGCTGTGGCTGTTCGCGAGG ACTCGGGATCTGGGATGAAGGCGGAGCTTGCTCCTCGGTCTGGG GCAGGGGGGAGGGAGATGACCCAAGAAGAAAAGCTGCAGCTTcggaaggaaaagaaacagcagaAGAAGAAACGGAAGGAGGAAAAGGGTGCAGAGGCAGAAATTGGCTCCACTGTATCTGCAGCCCAGTGTCAAG GAGGCCCAGCCAAACACCTGACAGGACCAGACAGTCAGTTGGGCACTGCCAAGGAGAAAGTTCCAGCAGGTAGGAGTAAAGCTGAACTTCGAGCTGAACGGCGGGCCAAGCAGGAGGCTGAACGGGCCCTGAAGCAGGCGAGAAAAGGGGACCAAGGAGGGCCACCTCCTCAAGCCTGCCCCAGCACAGCTGGAGAAACCCCCTCAG gagtgaAGCGTCTACCTGAGCATAGTCAGGTTGATGACCCCACACTTCTGAGAAGGCTTGTGAAAAAACCAGAGCGACAGCAG GTTCCTACACGAAAGGATTATGGATCCAAAGTCAGTCTCTTCTCCCACCTACCCCAGTACAGCAGACAAAACTCTTTGACCCAGTTTATGAG CATCCCATCCTCTGTGATCCACCCAGCCATGGTGCGGCTCGGCCTGCAGTACTCCCAGGGCCTGGTCAGCGGCTCCAATGCCCGGTGCATCGCCCTGCTTCGTGCCTTGCAGCAG GTGATTCAGGACTACACAACACCTCCCAATGAAGAATTGTCAAGGGACCTGGTGAATAAACTAAAGCCCTACTTCAG ctTCCTGACTCAGTGCCGTCCCCTGTCAGCAAGCATGTATAACGCCATCAAGTTCCTTAACAAGGAGATCACGGGTGTGAGCAGCTCCAGGCGGGAAGAGGAG GCCAAGTCAGAACTACAAGCAGCTATTGACAGATACATAAAAGAGAAGATTGTGCTTGCAGCTCAGGCAATCTCACGCTTTGCTTATAAGAAGATCAGTAATGGAGATGTGATCCTGGTATATGGATG CTCATCTCTGGTATCACAAATTCTTCAGGAGGCTTGGGCTAAGGGCCGGCAATTTCGCGTGGTAGTGGTGGACAGCCGGCCACGGCTGGAGGGAAAGCACACGCTACGTTCTCTGGTCCGTGCTGGGGTCCCTGCCTCCTACCTGCTGATTCCTGCAGCTTCCTATGTGCTCCCAGAG GTTTCTAAGGTGCTATTGGGAGCTCATGCTCTCCTGGCGAATGGATCTGTGATGTCCCGGGTAGGGACAGCACAGTTGGCCTTGGTGGCACGGGCCCATAATGTACCCGTGCTGGTCTGCTGTGAAACATACAAGTTCTGTGAGCGTGTGCAGACTGATGCCTTTGTTTCTAATGAGCTAG ATGACCCTGACGATCTGCTTTGTGAGCGAGGAGAACATGTGGCCCTGGCTAACTGGCAGAACCACTCGTCCCTACGGTTGTTGAATCTGGTCTATGATGTGACCCCCCCAGAACTGGTGGACCTGGTGATCACAGAGCTGGGGATGATCCCTTGCAGTTCTGTACCTGTTGTCCTACGAGTCAAGAGTAGTGACCAGTGA
- the EIF2B4 gene encoding translation initiation factor eIF2B subunit delta isoform X1 translates to MPSQQPAVPSTNSPKPSRSLSSSLCALFSDADSGSGMKAELAPRSGAGGREMTQEEKLQLRKEKKQQKKKRKEEKGAEAEIGSTVSAAQCQGGPAKHLTGPDSQLGTAKEKVPAGRSKAELRAERRAKQEAERALKQARKGDQGGPPPQACPSTAGETPSGVKRLPEHSQVDDPTLLRRLVKKPERQQVPTRKDYGSKVSLFSHLPQYSRQNSLTQFMSIPSSVIHPAMVRLGLQYSQGLVSGSNARCIALLRALQQVIQDYTTPPNEELSRDLVNKLKPYFSFLTQCRPLSASMYNAIKFLNKEITGVSSSRREEEAKSELQAAIDRYIKEKIVLAAQAISRFAYKKISNGDVILVYGCSSLVSQILQEAWAKGRQFRVVVVDSRPRLEGKHTLRSLVRAGVPASYLLIPAASYVLPEVSKVLLGAHALLANGSVMSRVGTAQLALVARAHNVPVLVCCETYKFCERVQTDAFVSNELDDPDDLLCERGEHVALANWQNHSSLRLLNLVYDVTPPELVDLVITELGMIPCSSVPVVLRVKSSDQ, encoded by the exons ATGCCGAGCCAGCAACCAGCTGTGCCGAGTACGAATTCCCCCAAGCCCTCCCGGAGCCTTTCTAGTTCACTTTGTGCCCTGTTTTCTGATGCAGACTCGGGATCTGGGATGAAGGCGGAGCTTGCTCCTCGGTCTGGG GCAGGGGGGAGGGAGATGACCCAAGAAGAAAAGCTGCAGCTTcggaaggaaaagaaacagcagaAGAAGAAACGGAAGGAGGAAAAGGGTGCAGAGGCAGAAATTGGCTCCACTGTATCTGCAGCCCAGTGTCAAG GAGGCCCAGCCAAACACCTGACAGGACCAGACAGTCAGTTGGGCACTGCCAAGGAGAAAGTTCCAGCAGGTAGGAGTAAAGCTGAACTTCGAGCTGAACGGCGGGCCAAGCAGGAGGCTGAACGGGCCCTGAAGCAGGCGAGAAAAGGGGACCAAGGAGGGCCACCTCCTCAAGCCTGCCCCAGCACAGCTGGAGAAACCCCCTCAG gagtgaAGCGTCTACCTGAGCATAGTCAGGTTGATGACCCCACACTTCTGAGAAGGCTTGTGAAAAAACCAGAGCGACAGCAG GTTCCTACACGAAAGGATTATGGATCCAAAGTCAGTCTCTTCTCCCACCTACCCCAGTACAGCAGACAAAACTCTTTGACCCAGTTTATGAG CATCCCATCCTCTGTGATCCACCCAGCCATGGTGCGGCTCGGCCTGCAGTACTCCCAGGGCCTGGTCAGCGGCTCCAATGCCCGGTGCATCGCCCTGCTTCGTGCCTTGCAGCAG GTGATTCAGGACTACACAACACCTCCCAATGAAGAATTGTCAAGGGACCTGGTGAATAAACTAAAGCCCTACTTCAG ctTCCTGACTCAGTGCCGTCCCCTGTCAGCAAGCATGTATAACGCCATCAAGTTCCTTAACAAGGAGATCACGGGTGTGAGCAGCTCCAGGCGGGAAGAGGAG GCCAAGTCAGAACTACAAGCAGCTATTGACAGATACATAAAAGAGAAGATTGTGCTTGCAGCTCAGGCAATCTCACGCTTTGCTTATAAGAAGATCAGTAATGGAGATGTGATCCTGGTATATGGATG CTCATCTCTGGTATCACAAATTCTTCAGGAGGCTTGGGCTAAGGGCCGGCAATTTCGCGTGGTAGTGGTGGACAGCCGGCCACGGCTGGAGGGAAAGCACACGCTACGTTCTCTGGTCCGTGCTGGGGTCCCTGCCTCCTACCTGCTGATTCCTGCAGCTTCCTATGTGCTCCCAGAG GTTTCTAAGGTGCTATTGGGAGCTCATGCTCTCCTGGCGAATGGATCTGTGATGTCCCGGGTAGGGACAGCACAGTTGGCCTTGGTGGCACGGGCCCATAATGTACCCGTGCTGGTCTGCTGTGAAACATACAAGTTCTGTGAGCGTGTGCAGACTGATGCCTTTGTTTCTAATGAGCTAG ATGACCCTGACGATCTGCTTTGTGAGCGAGGAGAACATGTGGCCCTGGCTAACTGGCAGAACCACTCGTCCCTACGGTTGTTGAATCTGGTCTATGATGTGACCCCCCCAGAACTGGTGGACCTGGTGATCACAGAGCTGGGGATGATCCCTTGCAGTTCTGTACCTGTTGTCCTACGAGTCAAGAGTAGTGACCAGTGA
- the EIF2B4 gene encoding translation initiation factor eIF2B subunit delta isoform X3 produces MVRLGLQYSQGLVSGSNARCIALLRALQQVIQDYTTPPNEELSRDLVNKLKPYFSFLTQCRPLSASMYNAIKFLNKEITGVSSSRREEEAKSELQAAIDRYIKEKIVLAAQAISRFAYKKISNGDVILVYGCSSLVSQILQEAWAKGRQFRVVVVDSRPRLEGKHTLRSLVRAGVPASYLLIPAASYVLPEVSKVLLGAHALLANGSVMSRVGTAQLALVARAHNVPVLVCCETYKFCERVQTDAFVSNELDDPDDLLCERGEHVALANWQNHSSLRLLNLVYDVTPPELVDLVITELGMIPCSSVPVVLRVKSSDQ; encoded by the exons ATGGTGCGGCTCGGCCTGCAGTACTCCCAGGGCCTGGTCAGCGGCTCCAATGCCCGGTGCATCGCCCTGCTTCGTGCCTTGCAGCAG GTGATTCAGGACTACACAACACCTCCCAATGAAGAATTGTCAAGGGACCTGGTGAATAAACTAAAGCCCTACTTCAG ctTCCTGACTCAGTGCCGTCCCCTGTCAGCAAGCATGTATAACGCCATCAAGTTCCTTAACAAGGAGATCACGGGTGTGAGCAGCTCCAGGCGGGAAGAGGAG GCCAAGTCAGAACTACAAGCAGCTATTGACAGATACATAAAAGAGAAGATTGTGCTTGCAGCTCAGGCAATCTCACGCTTTGCTTATAAGAAGATCAGTAATGGAGATGTGATCCTGGTATATGGATG CTCATCTCTGGTATCACAAATTCTTCAGGAGGCTTGGGCTAAGGGCCGGCAATTTCGCGTGGTAGTGGTGGACAGCCGGCCACGGCTGGAGGGAAAGCACACGCTACGTTCTCTGGTCCGTGCTGGGGTCCCTGCCTCCTACCTGCTGATTCCTGCAGCTTCCTATGTGCTCCCAGAG GTTTCTAAGGTGCTATTGGGAGCTCATGCTCTCCTGGCGAATGGATCTGTGATGTCCCGGGTAGGGACAGCACAGTTGGCCTTGGTGGCACGGGCCCATAATGTACCCGTGCTGGTCTGCTGTGAAACATACAAGTTCTGTGAGCGTGTGCAGACTGATGCCTTTGTTTCTAATGAGCTAG ATGACCCTGACGATCTGCTTTGTGAGCGAGGAGAACATGTGGCCCTGGCTAACTGGCAGAACCACTCGTCCCTACGGTTGTTGAATCTGGTCTATGATGTGACCCCCCCAGAACTGGTGGACCTGGTGATCACAGAGCTGGGGATGATCCCTTGCAGTTCTGTACCTGTTGTCCTACGAGTCAAGAGTAGTGACCAGTGA